Proteins from one Anopheles nili chromosome 2, idAnoNiliSN_F5_01, whole genome shotgun sequence genomic window:
- the LOC128731271 gene encoding COP9 signalosome complex subunit 5, with the protein MEMARKTWELENNIITLPPSDEIFRYDGEQQQRILTARPWEKDPNFFKDIKISALALIKMVTHSRSGGALEVMGLLLGKVVDDTMVVMDAFALPVEGTETRVNAQSQAYEYMAAYIESAKEVGRMENAIGWYHSHPGYGCWLSGIDVNTQMLNQNYQEPFVAIVIDPVRTVSAGKVCLGAFRTYPKGYKPPNEEPSEYQTIPLSKIEDFGVHCKQYYQLDVTYFKSALDRKLLDSLWNKYWMNTLGSSGLLSNPDYTTRQILDLSEKLELSEASLGRGQFMTSGSIDPNEKRTEDKLSKASRDCSRTSIELIHGLMAQIAKHKLFNTVNTGAAAKGAEKSS; encoded by the exons ATGGAGATGGCTAGAAAAACCTGGGAGTTGGAGAACAACATCATTACTCTTCCACCTagtgatgaaatatttcgctacgacggcgagcagcagcagcgcattCTGACGGCTCGGCCATGGGAAAAGGATCCGAACTTCTTTAAAGACATAAAAATTTCGGCTTTGGCACTGATCAAAATGGTAACACATTCACGTTCTGGTGGAGCGCTCGAAGTTATGGGACTGCTGTTGGGGAAGGTAGTGGACGACACAATGGTAGTAATGGACGCATTCGCCTTGCCGGTCGAAGGCACCGAAACGCGCGTCAACGCACAATCGCAGGCGTATGAGTACATGGCAGCCTACATAGAATCAGCTAAGGAAGTTGGACGTATGGAGAACGCAATCGGATGGTACCACAGCCATCCGGGATACGGTTGCTGGTTATCCGGTATCGACGTGAATACGCAAATGCTGAACCAAAACTACCAGGAACCTTTTGTGGCCATCGTGATCGATCCTGTTAGGACCGTGTCGGCTGGAAAAGTTTGTCTCGGAGCCTTTCGAACTTATCCAAAAG GATACAAACCACCGAACGAAGAACCATCCGAGTACCAAACCATACCCTTGAGCAAAATAGAAGACTTTGGTGTGCATTGCAAGCAGTACTATCAGCTCGACGTAACCTATTTCAAATCAGCACTGGATCGTAAGTTGTTGGATTCGTTGTGGAACAAGTATTGGATGAACACACTCGGTAGTTCCGGCCTGCTAAGCAATCCGGACTACACTACTAGGCAGATTTTGGATCTTTCTGAAAAACTTGAGCTGAGCGAGGCCAGTCTTGGACGGGGTCAGTTTATGACAAGCGGTTCAATCGATCcgaatgaaaaacgaacgGAAGATAAGCTTTCCAAGGCAAGTCGTGACTGCAGCCGCACTTCAATTGAGCTAATCCACGGTTTAATGGCACAGATTGCCAAGCATAAGCTGTTTAACACGGTAAATACCGGTGCAGCTGCCAAGGGTGCTGAAAAATCGTCTTAA